One window of the Allosaccharopolyspora coralli genome contains the following:
- a CDS encoding SDR family NAD(P)-dependent oxidoreductase, which yields MTTQTWMITGANRGLGRALTRLALEAGHSVIATVRGEHSLTAHERLVVHRLDVRDRDGARAAVDRAVEHFGHLDVLVNNAGYGLVGAIEELGEQDAREIIETNLLGPLWLAQAALRPMRIRGSGQIVQISTVGAVGTMPTLGAYNASKWGLEGFSEALAAEARDFGIRVTIAELGGVGTEWRRAACGSPRPIPRTTKSALSCSARPRCPGPVSTARAVVLPSRRPQRQSCATSRTRRTSGFGSSSVTTRRSRYGLPLRLARMTIGETGDTSRWSVHSVDLVLSAGGGVLREHRALHDLDDFARDEATTP from the coding sequence ATGACGACGCAGACGTGGATGATCACCGGAGCGAACCGTGGCCTCGGTCGAGCACTCACCCGACTGGCGCTGGAGGCAGGGCATTCCGTCATCGCCACGGTTCGGGGTGAGCACTCGCTGACCGCGCACGAGCGACTGGTGGTGCACCGGCTCGACGTTCGCGACCGCGACGGTGCTCGAGCTGCTGTAGACCGGGCGGTCGAGCACTTCGGACATCTCGATGTGCTGGTGAACAACGCCGGCTACGGCCTGGTCGGCGCGATCGAAGAGCTCGGCGAACAGGACGCGCGGGAGATCATCGAGACGAACCTGCTCGGCCCGCTCTGGCTGGCACAGGCAGCGCTGCGGCCGATGCGTATTCGGGGGAGTGGGCAGATCGTGCAGATATCCACGGTGGGCGCTGTGGGGACGATGCCGACGCTGGGGGCCTACAACGCTTCGAAATGGGGGCTGGAGGGCTTCAGCGAAGCACTGGCTGCGGAAGCGCGAGACTTCGGCATTCGCGTGACCATCGCGGAGCTCGGTGGCGTCGGCACCGAGTGGCGACGGGCAGCATGCGGTTCGCCACGCCCGATCCCGCGTACGACGAAATCCGCACTCAGTTGTTCGGCACGTCCGAGGTGCCCTGGCCCGGTGTCGACGGCACGGGCGGTGGTACTCCCGTCGCGGAGGCCGCAGCGGCAATCGTGCGCCACATCGCGGACGCGGAGGACGAGCGGCTTCGGCTCATCGTCGGTGACGACGCGCCGGAGCAGATACGGACTGCCGTTGCGGCTCGCACGGATGACTATCGGCGAGACTGGCGATACCTCGCGCTGGAGCGTCCATAGTGTGGATCTGGTGCTGAGCGCGGGCGGTGGGGTCTTGCGCGAGCATCGCGCCCTCCATGATCTAGACGACTTCGCGCGCGACGAGGCCACGACGCCGTAG
- a CDS encoding IS256 family transposase, which yields MLSVVPDPTSGNDGSTQGSSPSSLLDEIAREGARRMLAEALQAEVDAYISQHSGERDEHGHRLVVRNGSHQPREVLTSSGAVEVTAPRVNDKRIDPDTGERKRFSSAILPPWARKSPKITEVLPLLYLHGLSSGDFVPALGQFLGSTKGLSSTVITKLTEQWKAEQRAFAARDLSAVDYVYVWADGIHVNIRLDEHKLCLLVLIGVRADGRKELITLADGYRESTESWADVLRDCARRGMRAPTLAIGDGALGFWGALREVFPTTAEQRCWFHKTGNVLAALPKSAQPGAKKALAEIWNAEDKHHAREAVTAFETTYGAKFPKAVAKLTDDLDELLAFFDYPAEHWQHLRTTNPIESTFATVRHRTKVTKGPGSRAAGLAMAFKLIESAQTRWRAINAPHLVALVRAGARFTAGQLIERPDDHAPPSAA from the coding sequence ATGCTTAGCGTAGTCCCTGATCCCACTTCTGGTAATGATGGCTCGACACAGGGCTCGTCGCCCTCGTCGTTGCTGGATGAGATTGCTCGTGAGGGTGCTCGGCGGATGTTGGCTGAGGCTCTGCAGGCCGAGGTGGATGCCTATATCTCCCAGCACTCCGGAGAGCGTGACGAGCACGGTCACCGGCTGGTGGTGCGCAACGGCTCGCACCAACCGCGTGAGGTGCTGACCAGCTCCGGTGCTGTCGAGGTCACCGCCCCGCGGGTCAATGACAAGCGCATCGACCCCGACACTGGCGAGCGCAAGCGGTTCTCCTCGGCGATCCTGCCGCCGTGGGCCCGCAAGTCACCCAAGATCACCGAGGTGTTGCCGCTGCTGTACCTGCACGGCCTCTCGTCCGGGGATTTCGTGCCCGCGCTGGGACAGTTCCTCGGCTCGACCAAGGGCCTGTCGTCGACGGTGATCACGAAGCTCACCGAGCAGTGGAAGGCCGAACAACGAGCCTTCGCCGCACGCGATCTGTCCGCAGTGGACTACGTGTATGTGTGGGCCGACGGCATTCACGTCAACATCCGCCTCGACGAGCACAAACTCTGCCTGCTGGTGCTCATCGGTGTCCGCGCCGACGGCCGCAAGGAACTCATCACGCTGGCCGATGGCTACCGCGAGTCCACCGAGTCCTGGGCCGATGTGCTGCGCGATTGCGCCCGCCGCGGCATGCGCGCCCCGACCCTGGCCATCGGCGACGGGGCCCTCGGGTTCTGGGGCGCACTGCGCGAGGTCTTCCCGACCACGGCCGAGCAGCGGTGCTGGTTCCACAAGACCGGCAACGTGCTGGCCGCCCTGCCGAAATCCGCCCAACCCGGCGCGAAAAAGGCCCTGGCCGAGATCTGGAACGCCGAGGACAAACACCACGCGCGTGAGGCCGTGACCGCCTTCGAGACCACCTACGGCGCGAAGTTTCCCAAGGCCGTCGCCAAGCTCACCGACGACCTCGACGAGCTACTCGCGTTCTTCGACTACCCGGCCGAACACTGGCAACACCTGCGCACCACCAACCCGATCGAGTCGACCTTCGCGACCGTGCGGCATCGAACGAAGGTCACCAAGGGACCCGGCTCGCGGGCTGCCGGGCTGGCCATGGCATTCAAGCTCATCGAATCCGCCCAAACCCGCTGGCGCGCGATCAACGCACCCCACCTCGTGGCCCTCGTCCGCGCCGGCGCCCGCTTCACAGCCGGCCAACTCATCGAACGCCCCGACGACCACGCCCCACCCTCAGCAGCCTAA
- a CDS encoding IS5 family transposase, which produces MTDAQWAVIEPLLPTPGWLAGRGGRRAKHCRREIVDAILYVVDNGIKWRALPADFPPWSTVYNHFADWERQEATQDLLDALRDRARLTEGRHAAPSAGIIDSASVKAAETVGAGTRGFDAGKKINGRKRHIAVDTAGLLICVLVTGAGVQDRVAARHLLTRLRYLCPSVRHLWADSGYTGTLIDWARTLFGISIDIVAKLAGQVGFVVLHRRWVVERSLAWINQHRRCVRDYERLPQHHEAIVRWAMIHTTSKRLTQD; this is translated from the coding sequence ATGACCGATGCTCAGTGGGCTGTGATCGAGCCGTTACTGCCGACGCCGGGGTGGCTGGCCGGTCGGGGTGGCCGCCGGGCCAAGCACTGCCGCCGCGAGATCGTCGACGCGATTCTGTACGTGGTCGACAACGGGATCAAATGGCGCGCCCTGCCAGCGGATTTCCCGCCGTGGTCCACTGTGTACAACCACTTCGCCGACTGGGAACGGCAGGAAGCCACCCAGGACCTGCTTGACGCTCTGCGAGACCGAGCACGGCTGACCGAAGGTCGTCACGCCGCTCCGAGCGCGGGCATCATCGACTCGGCCTCGGTCAAAGCCGCCGAGACCGTCGGTGCCGGTACCCGCGGGTTCGACGCGGGAAAGAAGATCAACGGCCGTAAACGCCACATCGCTGTGGATACCGCTGGCCTGCTGATCTGCGTGCTGGTCACCGGCGCCGGCGTCCAAGACCGCGTCGCCGCCCGGCACCTCCTCACACGGCTGCGTTACCTCTGCCCGAGCGTGCGGCACCTGTGGGCCGACTCCGGCTACACCGGCACCCTGATCGACTGGGCCAGAACCCTGTTCGGGATCAGCATCGACATCGTCGCCAAACTCGCAGGCCAAGTCGGCTTCGTCGTCCTACACCGCAGATGGGTCGTCGAACGCAGCCTCGCCTGGATCAACCAGCACCGCCGCTGCGTACGCGACTACGAACGCCTACCCCAACACCACGAAGCCATCGTCCGCTGGGCCATGATCCACACCACCAGCAAACGCCTCACCCAAGATTAG
- a CDS encoding YceI family protein, with the protein MVVGWLRRRWSPQRSARPSATAYLPPTPLSGGVISLQVHDEQERLQPDATVTVTDRFNRQVATGETDTYGSYLTMVPPGPHKVTVSAGGYKSKIERVEVGVNEHHSLGSVTIEPDDSLALPEPGLWTFDQAHTEVRFTAQHIGMSKIHGGFLNFDGQIRVQSPFEYSEVDVTIDAASITTGVPQRDEHLRSPDFLDVARHPTLQFSSERLVPVSGDRWKVRGALTLRDTTSPVELDTRYLGLRSWNGIRAACVCRTELRREDYSVNWQQTLAKGIAVVGPTIQIELDVQAVLQQ; encoded by the coding sequence ATGGTTGTCGGCTGGTTGCGTCGGCGCTGGTCCCCGCAGCGCTCAGCCCGCCCGAGCGCCACTGCCTATCTGCCACCCACGCCGCTGTCCGGTGGCGTGATCAGCCTCCAGGTGCACGATGAGCAGGAACGGCTGCAACCCGACGCGACGGTTACGGTCACGGACCGGTTCAACCGGCAGGTCGCTACGGGCGAAACCGACACATACGGCTCGTATCTCACGATGGTCCCGCCGGGTCCACACAAGGTCACCGTCAGCGCGGGCGGCTACAAGAGCAAGATCGAGCGCGTCGAGGTCGGCGTCAACGAGCACCACTCGCTCGGGAGCGTGACGATCGAGCCGGACGATTCGTTGGCCTTGCCCGAACCGGGCCTGTGGACGTTCGACCAGGCTCACACCGAAGTGCGTTTCACCGCTCAACACATCGGCATGTCGAAGATCCACGGCGGATTCCTGAACTTCGACGGTCAGATCCGGGTGCAGTCGCCGTTCGAGTACTCCGAGGTCGACGTCACCATCGACGCCGCCAGCATCACCACCGGCGTGCCGCAGCGGGACGAGCACCTGCGCTCGCCCGACTTCCTCGACGTCGCCAGGCATCCGACGCTGCAGTTCAGCAGCGAGCGCCTCGTTCCGGTCAGCGGCGACCGGTGGAAGGTGCGCGGGGCCCTGACGCTGCGCGACACCACCAGCCCCGTCGAACTCGACACCCGGTACCTGGGCCTGCGCTCCTGGAACGGAATCAGGGCTGCGTGCGTGTGCAGGACGGAGCTGCGGCGTGAGGACTACTCGGTGAACTGGCAGCAAACCCTCGCCAAAGGCATCGCCGTCGTCGGCCCGACCATCCAGATCGAGCTCGACGTGCAAGCGGTCCTGCAACAGTGA